DNA sequence from the Rutidosis leptorrhynchoides isolate AG116_Rl617_1_P2 unplaced genomic scaffold, CSIRO_AGI_Rlap_v1 contig80, whole genome shotgun sequence genome:
AAAAATTGGTAGGAATTtcctatatataaaaaatataaagaaTGTGAATCACCTATCTATTGCCACGACGTGTGTGATAATAATTCTTTCTTTTAATAATTGGATAAAATTTTTAAATATACAATATATTGATGGTGATATGTATAAATAAGTGACACGTCGTAATAAATTCTCACCTAAAAATTACTTTAATTTTTATCTAAGATTTCCTTGAATTAATTAAGAATTTTAAAATTTAACATTTAAAAAAGATAAGATAATTAACTGACCTTATTCCTCAGCAGTTGTATCTCTTGAAATAGGTTGTCCATCTATATTTTATAATCCAAATTAATTAGCACAAGTTTTGAGAAAATTTCCTAATAAATTCTTAAGCTTAATTAACAAATTAGTTATATACCTTTGCTGAACGAATGCGATAAATCCAAAATTCAAGATGCTTTTCAAGAACTTTCAACTCATCTAATTTCATCTGGCCAGATCCTCCTCCAAACATGTACCTGTAACAGAATTAAAAAGGTAAATGATGGTTTTTTATCTGACTCTTCTCTCATTTTTATCTAATACAGTGCGTACATAGTttattgtaaaaatatatattgtgACCTTGATTTATTAAGGTTGATTTAGCAGCTatattaacaatcataataatattataagtaataaataaaatggttttaaaaaatatgattttaaaaagTACTATAAAGTACTTCATGATGGAGATCAATATTTTACCTGAAACCTTTTTGAAGTGTTTCTATCTCCTGCCTCAGTGCACCGATCTCCTCTTTTTGATCCTGATCGTATGAAGTGGCATTAAAGAAATAATCAGATCCAATTGAACATGACTTGTTTAAATGATCATTTTTTACAAAATTAGGTTTTGAATATCATCTAACAATAAATTCGATCatcttaattaattaatgaattataaaaataatattattttcgTCTCAAAATATAtgcaaatttttatatataatttatattaaaaaatTTATATCTGTTTTAAGACGGAAGAAATAATATTTAATGTAGATAATTATAAAAGTACTTTTGTTAGAAAaagtctcatatatatatatatatatataattctaaaaaGAATATGATAAGTTAGTTTCATAATGGGGTTTGATAAATTTGCCAGAGAATATATAAAGAGCTCAATTTTTCATTCTTTTGCCACTCATCATAACATAATTCAACTTAATTATAATGTTACCATCTCATTTTTATAGGGATTGAAGGTTTGAATTTTGTAGAATTAAGATCTTATTAAAAGGAATTTTATTTTTGAATAGAATGGTTAGTATAATTTTACTATCTTAAATTTGAATCACTTAACATAAGCTAATCAGAACATAAATGTTACTTCGTATATGTTAGAAAAATGTGAAATAAACATCAGATAAATTAATATACTATCCAAATGGAATATTATTATGTCTAATAAATTGCCTCTAATCGTTACTTTTTTTTTATTACCACTAAATTCACGTATCAATATATGATTGGTCATTATTGTATTCTATTGTACCAGTGATCATAATCTACCAAACATTTGAACAAACAAACTTTGCATATGATGCTCTCAAAAACATATAAAGAGATTCTATATTTAATTCAAAAAGAACATATAGAGTGATTaatctatattttattttaaaagaaCAATATTCTTTTTTGCATGCAGTAATTAGCACTATCCTAGGTTTGGTCAAAAAGAGAGAGACTGAAATTTACATATTGTTCTTCATCAGTGTGGAAATTGATGGCTTGGTCAGTCGGCTGAGCAGCAGGAGTACTGGTGAACTTGGTGTACCTCTCCATAAGCCCTTGCATGCTTCTATATACATATGAATTGAGAAACACATGATATACTTATAtaaattaatcttaattataaggcTAATGTCTTAACGTATACTCTCTCCGTCCCTAATTACTTGACAATTTTCCAATGCATTTTAGGGACGGCGCTGGTACGTAGTAATTGATTgagatttatatatagatatattataaagaGCTACCCTTTGGTGGCGAGTTCATAGAGCTTCCCATGAGGAGAGAAAATGATGAGACCGATCTCAGCATCGCAGAGCACGGAGAGCTCCTTGGCCTTCTTAAGAAGTCCGGCTCGACGCTTACAGAACGTCACCTGCCTGTGCACCGGATTCTCGACTCTCTTCAATTGAACCTTTCCTCGAGTCATAATGGATATATATGATTGATTGAAATGTATCACAATTAAATTGAAGATTATGAAAATATCGATCACACACAACTTTCCACTAGTTTGAACTAGCTTCCAGTTGTTGTATCTAACTATATCCCTACAATCTCAAGCAGAGAATGCATGTCATTTAGAAATTGGCACTTtgaggttttatatatatagtatacgTAGTGATCTTTATTGATTCTCTCCCATCCCTCTAGAATAATTTGTTGGCACAAACCTTTACACTTCACTAACTATTTATCTTTAACCTTTCAAATCATATAGATAGTGTGTTCCTTTTTTCCCTTTTTCTATTTATTATATTCTTAATATCTCATTCAAGATTCTCAAATTTAAaatgtatattatataaaattttatgttTTATGAGTGATTCATGATGTATTTGTTATTTATAATTTTTTAATTCATTTGAGGTGGTGAGATATTTTGGTACAAATAGTTTTGGTCGATGTGTttgttttagtttttagactttcttATTATATATGTAGATAAGAGTTTCTAAAATTTGAGATGTATACTATAATTTTGAATTTGGTGTTTCATGAGTACTATACATATTTATACTTAATTGTTGATTCCACTCGAATTGAACTATGAGATTCTGAAAATTCGAAGTAAACAATCGGTCAGGCCATAAAAGTTAAATTTGTGTCACTTAAATTAACCTAATTAACTTCGTAGCTCACGATTTTCGGCATCGTGACGTATACTTTTACGTACGGACGAGGGATATTAAAATCGTGAGAAGACTTTACATCGCGAAGTGATTATCGAGTGGTGCAAATtttcttaaattaaagcataaagttagCGTATATCACATTTATGATTTGAAGAATAATATAATGAGTGGGGGTTTCAAATCATGGACCTTATAAATTCATTAATATTGTATACTGATAATAAGTACCCTTTTGAAGCAACAAACGAGAACAATTGTTTTATTTACATGTGGGGCAGCTCATAGTCTCTGTATACTTATGCAACTTTATTATCATGACAatccatttttattttttatttttttgtttgagGTTATGACAATccaattatatttataaataatctACAAATTAAATGAAGTATTCGATCGTCTCCCCACCACTTTCATCTTCACTTTGAAGACAGAATCTAAACGTCCATCATTAACATTCAATCAAAAGCTTAAAAGATACATGTTATAAAaattgatgttttgattttaatgttCTGGTATTAGTAATGAGATAAATGAATATATTTTATTAAAAGAAATATTTTTAGGTTATATATAATGTTTTGTTTAATTTGAGAAAACGGCAAAAGTAACCATTTGGTCCCTGTTTTTAACGTTTTTGAACTGGTTAGTCTCTCCAAACATAAAACGAACTAAATCGTCCCTCAAACGTTAACTTTTGAACTATTTGGTTCCTCGGCCGTCAGTGCCGTTAAATTTTGCTTACGTGTCAATTTTAGCCAATCAGAAAACGACACGTGTACATGACGTGTTAAAAATGACACGTAGACTTATCGAACCAATTTAATATAAACCCTTATACAAACCGATTGAACCGATTTAAAATGAATTGATTTGATTTAAAACAGATTGAACCGAGACAGATTGCACCGAACCGGTTCAAACAGTCATCTTCTTCCTTGAAGTTTTCTCTCTCCTCGACACTTTCTCTCACTACTGCACAAATTCCGTTCTCCCTATTCCGGCCACTTCCGGCTGCGTTCTTGGTACCAAAATATTCCTCTCTCCGTCACGAATACGATAGTACCAATTAATGACTCTAACTCGCTCTAAATTTTCGAAGCTTGACAGGCTAGATTACGAAAACTTGAAAAAGATTTTTAAACAAACACAAGATTACAAATAGAATGTAACTAAACTTAACTCAGTTATCATCACTTTTTGTGAACAGAAGAACCTAAAGAAGACAAATTGGTACACGACAAAACTTACCCAGGGCCATCTTCAGCTCCAAGTGTTAATTTTCAACACGTACGATGATGGTTACTGGAGtacaaaattaaaataaaaatctaaattatagtaataataattaaataagtttTCAGTAAATAAATGGCCTGACTCCTCTTTGTACGTAGTTTTGACTTTCGATATGAACAAGCACGTACGACACGTATTCCTATTTACCAAATATCTGCTCTTCTCTGGCAATCGTTGAAACCAGCCACCGACGTCGTTTGAAATAATCATTTGTGTTTTCAGATGAAACCAAACGTAATGGAAGTcaataaaaaaaattcaaactaTAGTGGGTGAAATGTGACAATGTCCGAGTCAGCTGACTCAGCTCCTCCGCGATAATTAAATTTGAAGCTTCCTTTTAGTTGTTTTACTTCGTTTCCGGCATATACAACCTTTATACAACCTTAAGAACTTGTTGTTAAAAGGAATTAGGCTAATTCGAACGATTTATAAAATTTGACCGAAACTTTGATTCGGGAATTCGAAAAATTTAGAGCGAGTTAGAGTCATTAATTGGTACCATCGTGTTCGTGACGGAGAGAGGAATCTTTTGGTACCAAAAACGTGGCCGGAGGTGGCCGGAATAGTGAGAACGGAATTTGAGCAGTAGAGAGAGAAACTGGAGGAGAGAGAAAGTTGTGAGGAAGAAGATGACACTGTTCATCGATTCAAATCGGTTCGGTTCAATCTGTCTCGGTTCAATCTGTTTTAAATCAAATCAATTCGTTTTAAATCGGTTCAATCGGTTCGATAAGTCTACGTGTCATTTTTAACACGTCATGTACACGTGTCGCTTTCTGATTGGCTAAAATTGACACGTAAGCAAAATTTAACGGCACTGACGGCCGAGGGACCAAATAGTTCAAAAGTTAACGTTTGAGGGACGATTTAGTTCGTTTTATGTTTGGAGGGACTAACCAGTTCAAAAACGTTAAAAATAGAGATCAAATGGTTATTTTTGTCTTGAGAAAACTCAataaatatttgtatttataaaattattctcAATATATCTCGTTAATTAAATTATGTCA
Encoded proteins:
- the LOC139885136 gene encoding agamous-like MADS-box protein AGL12, producing MTRGKVQLKRVENPVHRQVTFCKRRAGLLKKAKELSVLCDAEIGLIIFSPHGKLYELATKGSMQGLMERYTKFTSTPAAQPTDQAINFHTDEEQYDQKEEIGALRQEIETLQKGFRYMFGGGSGQMKLDELKVLEKHLEFWIYRIRSAKMDNLFQEIQLLRNKEGILSAANKQLQDK